The Spinacia oleracea cultivar Varoflay chromosome 2, BTI_SOV_V1, whole genome shotgun sequence DNA segment ttaacttatatgataccaATGCGGTCTCTTGTGTAAGGACCACCTtgtataaaagtttgtatttacaataacaatattataaatgtgaatgaaatttattttacaaTTAAAATATGATTATGATTCTAATCTTTTAACCTATAATAATAATTGTAGGTTTTTATTTTGAatcttaattttttaaaattaaattagagCAGACAGATATATCAGAACAGAAAAATTAAATTCAGATGAAATCAGACTAGACCAAATCAAATCAGATAAATCAGGAGAAATAAAGTGAATAATCAGGACCAGCCTAAAACATACTCCGTAATCATGTTATGAGTAAGTTTCCTTCTCAAAAGACTTTTGGTGCTTTTCTCAACCATGGTGGTACCATCTAGAATTTGCAGCACCATCTTGATACTACGAATTTTTGGAGATGTACACCATAGTAGCACACTGGCATTAGAACCCTATGGTGGGTGGTGATGGTGAGTGGCAGGGTCTAGGGTGTGTAAAAATATTCGATCCGTTTGATCCGATACGAAAATCCGATGATCCGATCAGAATTTTCGGATATCCGACCCGAATTCAAGATTTCGGATCAGATATCCgaaaaaaaattcagattttcgGATCGGATTAGGATcactattttttcattttagataTCTGAAATATCCGAaatatttcaatatttcaaaaaaaaaaaaacaatagaaAAATCCGATAATCAGATCCAAATTTTCGGATATACGATCCTATTTTAAGGTTTCAGATTggatatccgaaaataattagtttaaaacgtgattattttttaattttttaaaattcggAGAGTTTTCGGattttcggatatccgaaaCTTTCGAATCGGATTCGGATCACATTTCCCCGATCCGAAAATTTTGTGGGTCGGATCCAATATCCGAAATTGACACCCCTATATAGTAGGGTCAGTGGTGAAAGAGAAGGGGATAGTAAAAGCATATGAGTAATTTGACTATTTAAATACGTAAGTACGTTTTGTTTTGGAGTCGATGGGAGGAACATCCAAGTAAATCGAGAAGAACCAACACAAGCTGGTGGAATTGATAGGAAACTAACCCTTTGACTTAGAGGTACTCTGTAACAAAGCAGAGCTCTTTCAACTGCGAAATATTTGAAAGTGACTCAAACATAAATGTGCGTATCTAAACTTACCCGAAGTAAATAATGATTTAGTTACACTACTAAAAAAATCGAGAGAAATTGTGTAGTCTAGTCGTACTAGTGAAGATTTGTAGAACAGAATTGGACGTTGTAATAGATGGCGGGAAACATTAGTAGTGTAGTCGGGGTACAGCAGCAATCCTGCAGTGGCAGTGCCGTTTCATATCCCTCCTAGCTTATCAATCAATAGCAAAAAGCGCACTAATTTATGACCTACTCGTAATATGTATCGTCTCAATTACAAGTATTTACCCAAAGGAACACTCAAAATAACCCATTTTCCAAGAACCCCACTTCAAAAATTTGAAAATGGCAATCAAAATCCTAATACCCGGAATCTAAATCATCATTCTTTTGAGTTGGGTTTGTTCTCTTCTTTGTAAATCTAATCTTTCACCTTTCTGGGTTGCTCAATTTTCTGAAAATTACTCATTTTCATTTTGGACTTCTTATTTGATCATTTtttgaacaaaaattgaacttcCAAGCTGTAAAATCTGACATTGAAATGGGTTTTGGGGTTAGAAGTAAGAGATGGAAGCATCATTATCTTATAGGAAAGTTGTTTGGTCCATTTTCATTTATAAATATTTCTGAAGGAAGAGAAGAGGTTGATGATGTTGAACATAGCAGCAGAAATTTGGTTGAAGTAGCTGTTTTGATGAATATTGTGCAGCGTTTGCACAAAGGTAAGCCGTCTTGTGAATTGTGATTAGTAATAACATCTTGCATGTCAACCAACCACCTCTTTTTGGGGTTAATTTTATTGTTCTTAAATGGTTGTGAATTGTGATTAATGATAACATCTTCCATGTTTTTGAATTGTAATTAGTGATAACATCTTGCATGTTATTGTCAACTATATCCTTTTGGGTTAATTTGATTGTTTTCACTTGTTAATTGTGATTAGTGATGATAACATCTTGAATTTCAACTATATGGCCTGTTTTTTTAGTAATCCGTATGTGACAATTTCTGTACTACCTGAAGTTTTTGCCATTGTACACAGAATGGCAGTGCCCCAGCCAAAAGCTTTCCGTGTGTGTGGTATCTTCTTACAAAGCACAAGTTAAGGAGATTGAGAGAAGACTGGGAAATAGATATGAAAAACTCAATAACTTTGAGTTGAAGGTGAAATCGGTTGAAGAATATCATGAAGGTGGTGAAGCAGATGTTGTTATAATATCTACTGTTAGATCCAATTCTGCTGGATCTGTTGGGTCTAACTTAGATCGTCAAGTAGCTAATGTTGCTTTAAATAGTTCCAGGTATGATATTGGATTATATATCTTGACAACTTACCATttcttttatagttttatggtTCTTTAATTAGTGAACTCCCCCTCCTTCCTTTTTTGCACAAATCCAGGCATTGTCTTTGGATACTGGGGAACAAAAAAAACCTTGTTGAAGCAGATTCTGTGTGGGAAGATATAGTTTCTGATGCCAAGGAACGCAAGTGTTTATTTAAtgctgaagaagatgaagacttAGCCAAAGTCATCATAGATGTTAAAAGTAAGTTGGATGAACTTGAAGACTTGCTTGATAAAGATAGTAATATCTTCAAAGCTGCAAGGTGGAAGGTATAGTCTTGCTCTATCATTTCAAaattttgcattttgttgtTTCTACTGGCCTTCAGCTTGTATATTGTTTAACACCCTCTAGTTAAgtattttattgtttaattttgtGATAACATTGCATCACCAAACTTATTTTTCGTAATCTTTTCTTTGTAGGTTGTCTTCAGTGAGAATTTTGTCAAATCTTTTGCCAAACTGCCCTCGGCGTTCTCTAAGAAGCTTGTGGTGAATTTTGTTTTGAAATTAGCTAATGGCTGGCGGCCTAAAAGTAAGAAAATCAACATGGTCTGTAAAAGCTCTGTTGGCATTGCTAAGCAATTCAAGGTTGAGGGTCGATATATCATCTGCACAAATGATATTATCTGGGTACCGGGATATGCCACACAGATTTTGAAGGTCTGGGATATCTTGCATTTGGAGGATGTACCGGCGTTAGTCAATAAACTTGACATAATATATGGTGCACTCAGTGATGATTTCCTCATATGTTGCAAAGAATCATGTCTCCAAGGGTATGTTCAATTTTCATAATATCATTTTACTAGTATTTACAAGTTAAGTGTATTAAAAGATGTGAAAATCTTCccttaaaaaaaagaaacagatGTAAAAATCTGATGATACTGAATTCAGCTCAAAAGAAAAGGAATAAACCGTTGTTTGTCTGTATGATGCATTGGTTTGTATACACTAATAGACAATATTAACATAAGAATGCCTTCTGCGCCAGATATGGAAGTCCCAATATGCTATACTTCTTTTCCCATGTGCTTTTGCAATAACGTTCTCTATGTCTGTGTATACAGAAACTTGGAAGTCCCCGTACGCTATGCTTCATTCGATGTTGCTCGATACAAAGATAAAAACGGTGGATCAACAGGTTCTTTGGATGCTGTTAATGGTGGAAGAAGTTTTATTGAGAAAGCGAAAGTTAAGGAGAGTTTACTTCTCATGAAATTCTATCCATTTTCTGCTGGTGTGTTGAGCCACTTGCTGTCAGCATCTGATGGCACAGTTCTGAACGTCCCCTTTGAGGTGTCAGACCAAGAAAGAGAGATAATTCTTTGTGAAAAAAGCTCCTTCATTTTAGGACGATCTGGCACAGGTAAAACAACTGTGTTAGTGATGAAGTTGTTTCAGAAGGAACAACAACATCACATAGCTTCAGAAGGATTCAATGTGCATGATGCTCTGATGCGTGGCTCTCCAAGCAATGAACCTGGTAGAATTGGAACGTCACTTTGCCAACTTTTTGTGACTGTAAATCCAAAACTTTGTTTTGCAGTAAAACAGCACATCAATAATCTTAGAAGGTCTGTGCACCTTTTCATAATCTTTCTCCCCTGCAAATTTCTGCTTCCCTTGTTTTTCTTTCACTTACACTTTACTTTATATGCAATTGAGCCTATTTTAATGGTGAATTCTAGTACGGACCTGTATTGATAAAATCCTACAGCACGTATTGATGCTCCTTGCAGAAAGGCTTCTCAAATTTTTACTTTATCTTCCTCTTGTATGGTTTAGTTTAATATCCAAGTCTTACTTTTTCTAAAGTTGATTTGCTGTTTGTTCTTAGCATTGCTGAGTTATTTTTACTGTATTACCGGTTCAGGTTTGTGCATGGAGGGAACTCTGGTGAGGCATATATCTCCAGTGATGTGAATGAAATGGACGAATATGAGTTCAAGGATGTCCCAGATTCTTTGGAAGAAATTCCCTCACATGTCTATCCTCTTGTTATAACATTCAATATGTTTTTGCTGATGCTTGATAGAACCTTAGGTTTATCATATTTCGATAGATTTCCAGATATTAGGAAAATTTATTCTTTGGAAACTGCAAGTTCTAGACTTGTAGCTCAAGCAGTAAGGAGGAAAGAGGTTACCTATGACAAGTTTAGAACATCTTACTGGCCCCATTTCAACTTACAGCTTACAAGAAATCTGGATCCTTCAAGAGTCTTCACTGAGATAAATTCTTGTATAAAAGGTAGTCTACATTCTCGGGAGAGTGATGACATTAAACTTAGTTTGGCAAGTTATCTGCAATTGTCAAAGAGACGAGTATCGAATTTTAGTGAGGACGAAAGAGAAATGATATACAAGATTTTTGAGGATTATGAGAAAATGAAGGTTGTACGAGGAGAATATGATTTGGCTGATCTGGTGAATGATCTGCATCATCGGTTCAAGTGTGAAAAATATGAGGGCGAGTTCATGGATTTTGTTTATATTGATGAAGTTCAGGATCTAACCATGAAGCAACTCGGTCTCTTCAAATACATATGCAGTAATGTGGAAGAAGGATTTGTGTTTGCAGGTGACACAGCACAAACAATTGCAAGAGGTATTGATTTTAGATTCGAGGATATAAGATGTCTTTTTTACACAGAGTTTCTCCATggagaagagagaaagaaagacaaAGGGTTAATATCAGCTACCTCTCATCTGAGCCAAAATTTCCGGACTCATGCTGGGGTTGTGAATCTAGCTCAGAGTGTTATTGATcttatttatcatttttttcCCAATTCTATTGATCCTCTCAACCCTGAAACTAGTCTCCTATGTGGGGAACTTCCAATTTTAATGGATTGTGCAACTCGCGAAGATGCAATCATAAAAATTTTTCAAGGTAAAGGAAGTCATGGTGACAATAGCATTAGCTTTGGAGCTGAACAGGTGATAATGGTAAGAGATGATTATGCTCGGGACAAATTAGCCAACAAAATCGGAAGACAGGCCCTTGTTCTGACAATATTTGACTGCAAAGGCTTGGAGTTTGAGGTAATGATACATTCTACATGGTAATTATAAACAGAAATTGTGGCCCTTCAAATAACAATCTTCTATGCCTGTTATTGTAGGATGTGTTGTTATACAATTTCTTCGGATCCTCTCCATTAAAAGAACAATGGCGATTAATATATGAATACATGAACGAAAAGCTTTGCCTATTGGATCCAGAAACTTTTCCAAGTTTTACAAATGCAAAACATGATGTTCTGTGCTATGAGCTGAAACAATTGTATGTAGCCATAACTCGTACAAGGCAAAGACTGTGGATCTGTGAAGACAGGGATGGTTTTTTGTCGCCTATGGCTGACTATtggcaaaagttgaatcttgttcaAGTTGAAATTTTGGATGATTCATTTGTACAGGCTATGCAAGTTGCTAGTAGTTTAGAGGATTGGAAATGGCGCGGTATGAAGGTTTGTCTTAATAATTCAAactatttatataaaaaaaaatcatccttTTGTGTGTTTATAGATTTCCTTGTTCTAAATAGAGAAGACACAATGCAGGTTATATCATCGTAGCCCTGTCTCATTGATTTGCAACTTTTGTATTAGCCTCACGTATTCTATTTTAGGTTCCTTACTTCCCTTAGTTGGATATTTTCTTATTGCAGATGCTTGAGGTGCGGAACTACAAGGCTGCAACGCAGTGCTTTGAACGTGCTAGAGATTTTTACTGGGAAAAGTTTGCCAGAGCCTCTGACCTTAAGGAAACTGCTAACAACTGGCGAGGTTTAAGATTGGATAAGTCTTTGGAAATGCTCAGAGAAGCTGCAGAAATTTTTGAAAGCATTAAAAACATCAAGAAAGCAATCGAATGTTACATTGATGCTGAAGATTATCAAAAAGCAGGTAACATATTTCGCTCTATTCCACCCCGCCTCAAGAGTGAGAATGAGATTTATGTGGCATAAAGTTGATATCTGATATATGatttattttccttttgttaATACATGGTCTTGATTTGCGTGGTTATAAGATTAGTAACTACTGATAAAAAGGATGACAGCCCAAGTGTAGGAACTTCAGTTGAAGAATTGGTGATCATTCTAGCTTTTGGTGGACTCAATAGAAGTACCTTTTGTTGGACACTAAATATAATTAT contains these protein-coding regions:
- the LOC110779204 gene encoding uncharacterized protein; this encodes MGFGVRSKRWKHHYLIGKLFGPFSFINISEGREEVDDVEHSSRNLVEVAVLMNIVQRLHKEWQCPSQKLSVCVVSSYKAQVKEIERRLGNRYEKLNNFELKVKSVEEYHEGGEADVVIISTVRSNSAGSVGSNLDRQVANVALNSSRHCLWILGNKKNLVEADSVWEDIVSDAKERKCLFNAEEDEDLAKVIIDVKSKLDELEDLLDKDSNIFKAARWKVVFSENFVKSFAKLPSAFSKKLVVNFVLKLANGWRPKSKKINMVCKSSVGIAKQFKVEGRYIICTNDIIWVPGYATQILKVWDILHLEDVPALVNKLDIIYGALSDDFLICCKESCLQGNLEVPVRYASFDVARYKDKNGGSTGSLDAVNGGRSFIEKAKVKESLLLMKFYPFSAGVLSHLLSASDGTVLNVPFEVSDQEREIILCEKSSFILGRSGTGKTTVLVMKLFQKEQQHHIASEGFNVHDALMRGSPSNEPGRIGTSLCQLFVTVNPKLCFAVKQHINNLRRFVHGGNSGEAYISSDVNEMDEYEFKDVPDSLEEIPSHVYPLVITFNMFLLMLDRTLGLSYFDRFPDIRKIYSLETASSRLVAQAVRRKEVTYDKFRTSYWPHFNLQLTRNLDPSRVFTEINSCIKGSLHSRESDDIKLSLASYLQLSKRRVSNFSEDEREMIYKIFEDYEKMKVVRGEYDLADLVNDLHHRFKCEKYEGEFMDFVYIDEVQDLTMKQLGLFKYICSNVEEGFVFAGDTAQTIARGIDFRFEDIRCLFYTEFLHGEERKKDKGLISATSHLSQNFRTHAGVVNLAQSVIDLIYHFFPNSIDPLNPETSLLCGELPILMDCATREDAIIKIFQGKGSHGDNSISFGAEQVIMVRDDYARDKLANKIGRQALVLTIFDCKGLEFEDVLLYNFFGSSPLKEQWRLIYEYMNEKLCLLDPETFPSFTNAKHDVLCYELKQLYVAITRTRQRLWICEDRDGFLSPMADYWQKLNLVQVEILDDSFVQAMQVASSLEDWKWRGMKMLEVRNYKAATQCFERARDFYWEKFARASDLKETANNWRGLRLDKSLEMLREAAEIFESIKNIKKAIECYIDAEDYQKAGELYQVESDLKRAGECFTLAGCYKLAAEVYAEGYYLCDCLYACSEGKLFDLGLRYIRSWKQQKSLSCKPTQKRIDLNASEQEFLRSCALASFKQQNKPAMMKYVKDFSSLESMRTFLEKLGCFGELSELELENGNLLEAAKSARQMGNIFLEADILGKAGNCDDASQLYLASVFAGSLWADGKGWPLKEFPLKKDLLSKAKAYACNCSRHFNEVICENMKFLSSAKFDLRELERQLALSLRKKNLRGQILSARRILDRLLANDVLMHKSGINRSISSLNMTTTKKLIRHWDFWKQEIETIFKCLDSLKDKRSCDFPEHERFCLEYLGVRKRSISLDAD